In Clavibacter californiensis, the sequence CGCTAGAGCCCGGCGGCCGCCGCGCGACGCGCGTGCGCGAGCTCGACGAGGATCCGCGCCCGCAGATCGTTCGACCGCTCCGCGAACCCGCGCTGCTCGGCCGCGTAGCGGGCCTTGCCCGCGGGCTCCTCGATGCGCACCGCCTCGAGACCCAGGCCGGACACGTCGTACGGGCTCGCGCGCATGTCGAGCGAGCGGATGTCGCGGGCGAGCTCGAACGCGTCGAGCAGCAGCTCGCCGGACACGAGCGGGCCGAGCTTCGTGGCCCACTTGTAGACGTCCATGCCGGCGTGCAGGCAGCCGGGCTGCTCGAGGTCAGGCTGGGTCTCGCGGGTCGGCGCGAGCGCGTTCCGCGGCACGGCCTCGGGCGTGAAGAACCGGAACGCGTCGATGTGCGTGCAGGCCAGCTTGTGCGTCTCGACGACCTCGTCGGTCGCGGCGGATCCGAGCCGCAGCGGCAGCCGCTCGTGCCGCTGCTCGCCAGGCCCGACCCTGTAGACCATCGCCCACTCGTGCAGGCCGAAGCAGGAGAAGCGGCCGGGGCGCGCGGCGGTGCGGCCGAGGATCCGCTCGATGAAGGACGCGGTGGATCCACGCGCCTCGAGATACCCGGACGCGTCGACCCGCACGCCGCCGGCCACCCGGTCGGCGTCCGCGACGTACCAGCGCCAGGCTGCGCGCTCGTCGCCCGCCGCGGCCGCGAGCACGACGCCCGCGCCCGGGTGCCAGCGGCGGAGGAGCGACGGCTTGTGCGGGTAGTAGGTGAAGAGGAAGTCGTCGACCTCGTGGGTGCGGCCGGCGAGGCGGCGCGCGCGGAACCCGGCGGAGAACGCGTCGGCGCGGTCGGCGTGGCGGGCGGCGCGGGCGCGCCAAGCGGCGGCATCCAGCACCTCGGGCAGGTCGCGCGCCTCCGCGCCGGTCGCCGGGACCGTCGCCGCGGAGGGCGCGAGGTCGGCGGCGGGGGTCATCCGTCGAGGCTACCCGCGGGATCCGCCCGGATCCGCCGGATGGCGCGGGACTCCGGGCCCTCCGGACGCCCCGCCCCGGATAGCATGAGCGCATGGATGATGACTCCCTTCTCACGCCTCCCGGCGTCGCCGGCTACACGATCACCGAGATCGTCGAGAGCGAGTCGGGCGGCGAGCCCCTCTTCATCTCCGCGATCCACCTCGACGGCGAGCACGTCGCCAACTGGATCTCCACCGACCTCGACGAGGACGACGGCATCGTCGCCGACCTCGACCAGGCGTTCGGCGGCCCGGCCACCGACCGCATGTTCCGCCAGGCCGCGGCGATCTTCCCGGACGCCGTGCTGTCCGAGATCCTCCCCG encodes:
- a CDS encoding 3-methyladenine DNA glycosylase — its product is MTPAADLAPSAATVPATGAEARDLPEVLDAAAWRARAARHADRADAFSAGFRARRLAGRTHEVDDFLFTYYPHKPSLLRRWHPGAGVVLAAAAGDERAAWRWYVADADRVAGGVRVDASGYLEARGSTASFIERILGRTAARPGRFSCFGLHEWAMVYRVGPGEQRHERLPLRLGSAATDEVVETHKLACTHIDAFRFFTPEAVPRNALAPTRETQPDLEQPGCLHAGMDVYKWATKLGPLVSGELLLDAFELARDIRSLDMRASPYDVSGLGLEAVRIEEPAGKARYAAEQRGFAERSNDLRARILVELAHARRAAAAGL